Part of the Acomys russatus chromosome 19, mAcoRus1.1, whole genome shotgun sequence genome, gggggttgtttttggttttggttttcattttgggaacagggtctctctgtgtagccttggctgtcctggactcactttgtagaccaggctggcctggaaactcgcagtcatccgcctgcctctgcctctgctgggattacaggtgtgcaccaccacgcctggctactgGCCACATTTCCACCACCTATCTTATCCGATCCTAAAGACGACATGGCTAGCGAATATTCTGTCCCTACATTTCCCAGCCCTTCTGTagtcagttgtgtgtgtgtgcgtgtgtgtatgtgtatgtgtgtgtgcgtgcacacatgcgtgtgtgtgtccatgttacATGGTCAATTATAGTTAGTAGCATATATGCAAAAGTTAAGATGGTTCCCCCTCCCAGTCCAGGGGCACTTAATGGCCAGTATGTGGCATAGGACCCTTCTGCCACAGCAACTGGTGTTGTTTCAGATGGCATCTGTAAGGACCTTGTGGAGACGCACTCTCCACTAACCAGTGCTGGGCATGACTGTGAAAACAGAATGGGGTTATGAACCTAAGATTCCAAAATGGGCTCCTTAGATGACAGAATCTACACAGTGGAGatcagtacatttaaaaaaaaaaaaaaaaaaggccaggcggtagtggcgcacgcctttaatttgggaggcagaggcagggggatcgctgtgagttcaaggccagcctggtctacaaaatgagtccaggacagccagggctacacagaaagaccctgtctcggggaaaaaaaaaaaaaaaaaaaaaagatcaggacATCCTGTTGACACCAAGGGGCTGATTTGAAGAGGATCTAAAACTCTCTTCCTATCTCCAGGAGAGGAGGCTTGCCATGGCTTCCCACTCACTCCAGAAGTGGTAGAGACCACTGTCTCTCCTActccattttttttgttgttgttgttgttgttgttttttttcgagacagggtccctctgtgtagccttggccatcctggactcactttgtagaccaggctggcctcaaactcacagcgatccgactgcctctgcctccctagtgctgggattaaaggcgtgcgccaccacgcccggctgtcacgcacttaaaaaaaaaaaaagatttatttatttattacatagtgttctgcctgcatgtacacctgcaggccagaagagggcgtcagatctcattgtggatggttgtgagccacccggtggttgctgggaattgaactcaggacctctggaagagcagtcagtgctcttaacctctgagccatctttccagcccctgtttgtttgtctttttaacaCCCTCCCCtgagcgcccccccccctttttttggctcatgatttcaaAGGTTTCCTGACACTGTTGCTGGGCTGCTGTGATCACTTGGGGCTTGCACTGCCTAGCTGGTGAGGCAGAGCACCAAGTAGGCTGCTTGCTTCACAGAGGCCACGAAACAGAAAGGCAGATAGGAAGCGAACAGGGACAACATAGATGGGTAATGGTCCTTACTCTTGATCGGTCGGATTAACAATAAGGTTTCCAGTACCAGCAAAATTAGCACCACTGTCTGGGACCTAAATGTGTGAACTGTAAGGGATGCTTGCATTCAAAGCACACCACTTTATTTGTGTACTGGATGTGTGAAGGGTGAGTAATTCggtttttttagttcattttactTCCTGGGGAcatgtaaattatataaatagcacacacacacacacacacacacacacacacacacactttttattctATGTTCTTTggcttgcatatatgtctatgcagCACATGTCTGCTGCCCTGCGTCtggtgcccatagaagccagaagaggtcaccaaaTCCTCtgggaactggaattgcagatggttgtgagctgccccgtgggtgccaggaatcaatcccaggtcctctggaagggcagccggTGCTCAGAACTGAGCCATGTCTCTCCGGGCTCCATTTCATGTATTTGCTGTGTACTTCTGGAAAACTCCTTGGACCACAGTTCACAGGGCCGGTGCCCGAGTTCTGTGGGTGACATCATAGTACCCGGGAAGGTTCCGAAGGTCCTTCAGGAGTCTCAGCCATGCTGGGCACTCTGTGGCTGGTTAGCCTTTCTTTTCCCATGCTGTGGGCCCAGAAACTAATCAGCTGTCCCTATAAGAATGTGTGCCAGTTTGCCCTGCTCTCAGGCAATGACGTGATCCTGCAGTGTAACCACCCCAAAGGACTGtggtatttttcttcctcttcggAGGACAAACGGTCCCTCCTCAACACAATGCCGAGCGTGAAAATACTGCCCGGTAGCAACCTGCAGCTGCTCAACCCGCAGCCCTCCCAGACAGGGCTCTACCGCTGCCTGGATGATCACCAGACTCGCGTGGTGGAATATGAAATTGACTTTCAGAATATAGCCCAGCTGCACATCACACACCAAGACCTGGGCCAGCAGCCCATGGAAAACGAGACCATGAACCTAGGAGGCAAGGTACTCGTTTTTACCCGCTGGGATCCTTGGCAAGATTGTAACCGCTGCGAAAAGCCCGGCGAGCGCAAACGCCTAGGCTACTGCTACGTGGAGGAGCCCCTGGAAAAACCCATGCCCTGCGGGCTTTACCTGAGAGAGGAGAAGGTGGCCCATGCTCGCCTGCGGCCTGAACTCCAGGTGCAAGCCTGCCAGGTGCCCTGCGACACCGCCACAGAGACCAACCAGCCGTACTTCGTTTTTGACACTCTTCAGCTGGACAAATCCGACAACTATGTGTGGCTCAGCTGTCCTTTGGCTTCCATCTACAGGTAACGGGAGCGGGGCTACCAGGCCTTCTtttagctgtttcttttttctttctttctttctctttttctttttggtttttcgagacagggtttctctgtgtagccctggctgtcctggactcgctttgtagaccaagctggcctcaaattcacagcgatccccctgcctctgcctcccgagtgctgggattaaaggcgtgagccaccactgcccagctttttggCTGTTTCTTTAGGCCTTTTATGCAGGCCTGGTCTCCTGGGTTATCTGCTGCtggggtgagggttagggttagggttagggggccCAGTAGACAATTAAGCTCTTCCATCAAACCTGGAAACCTTCATCGTCAGTGAGAGCCTAGAGGGATCGTTCCTTGGTTTGCTTAGATACTTCCCCACCAGAAATATCCTCTCAACGGGATCTGGGCAGGTGATGCTGAGAAAGGTGGTAACTGAAAGAGACCTATTGCGTGCCCGCATAGGCTCAGGCCCAGGCTTTGCCAATGTAAACATGGATGTGAGTCCTGCTGGCTGAACCCTCTGCACGCTGTTGTCCTTCTGTCCCTGCACCAAAGCCGTGGTGCCTTAGACctttttctggcttttctttctttctttttttcgggggggggggggggagttgagagtttctctgtatagccttggctgtcctagacttgctttgtagactaggctggcctcgaactcacagcgatccccctgcctctgcctcccaagtgctgggattaaaggtgtgcgccattgaaaaagtgtgttttctgatggtcccGACACACGCTGTTTCCCTACATGGTTTCTCTACATGGTTTCTTTATAATGAAAACTGTTGTGGCCCTTTTACTGCTAGAGTTGAAAggtctctctccactctcctggGTCATGGTCTGTTGCTGCTCTTGTTCTTTCCTAATGGACATGTGCTCTGTGGCTTgctttttcctcttattttcttcatccTGGCAATTTGAATGAGAAATCCCTTCTAACAACCCAGTGGGTGTTTGAACCCTTGGTCCCCCAGGGGGTGGTACTGTTTTGACAAGTtacaggagggagaggcagtcctgctggaggaagtgtatggggggaggttggggggaaggtatgggagggaggggagtgggggaggtggCTAGGGGGGCAGAGGGTTTGGAGGGGGTGGGCGTCCTTAGAGTTTAAGGGCCACAGCCTCTGTTCCTTATCTGTTCTGGAATAGGGTTGAAAGTCTGATCTCTCAGCTTCTCGCTCCCACTGCCTtgcctgctgcttgcttctgTGCCTCCTGTCCTTGGGAGATTGGTAGCCTCCTTGGGACCACGAGCCCCAAACCCTTCCTCATTCTGTAAGTCACTTCCTGGCACACTGcctcatcacagcagcagaaaagtatgGATGCAGTTTGGTTCTAGGGGCCAAGTCTCAAGGGACTGGCAGGCTAAAGTGTGGCAAGCGCAGCTCTAGCAGCCTTGCCCTTCTCCGCGGTTGCCCCTGCCCTACTAAAAGCCATTAGATTACACCCCTCAGGCCAGTTACCAAGGTCTCTTCCCTTACtcggccacttcctcctcctgaggctgaccaccaaggtccaggTATCCAAGCATCTAAGCGCAGCAATTTCGGCTCACCTAATTAGGATACCAagtaaaaattaaacacctcatcctaacgcAGGGGTTCcccttttagtttttattcactttacatcctgatcacggcccacccccctcctccctcccaagtCCCCCCTCACATACCCATTGCCCCAATTCCCCCCTGTCCTccccagagaagggggaggtccctccacgggtaccaacccactctggcacatcaagCAGCTGCAGGTCTGGGCACGTCCTCTCCCacggaggccagacaaggctgcccagttaGGCGAATTGGATCCAAAGGCAGGGGTCAGAGTCAGAGGGGGCCCCGCTCCCATTGCtggggggatccacatgaagaccaagctgtgctcttaggttggtggttcagtctctgtgaggccccatgggcccatgCTAGTTTGCTCCGTAGGTCTTCTGACatccttggcccctctggctcgCTCAGTCAGTCACCCAGTTCGTCCATATGACTTCCTGGCTCTGTCTAATgttaggctgtgggtctctgtgtctgttcccatcagctgccgGCTGAAGCCTGCCAGAGgagttatgccaggctcctgtctgcaggcacagcagagtaacattaacagtgtcaggggttggctcgtCCCGTGGGATGGGCCtcgtagggccagtctttggttggccgttccctcaatctttgctccatctttgtctctgcacatctttccttttttctttctttctttctttttttttttttttaaagatttatttatttattattaggtatacagtgttctgcctgcatgtacacctgcaggccaaaagaaggcattagatcatattacagatggttgtgaaccaccatgtggttgctgggaatggaactcaggacctttggaagagcaggaccttttttcgagacagggtttctctgtgtagcctcggctgtcttggagtcgctttgtagaccaggctggcctcgaactcacagcgatccacctgcctctgcttcctgagggctgggattaaaggtgtgcgccaccaccgccccggctTAGCtcttggtattttgagacagggattcatTATGTGGCCAGTCTTGCCTTGAATGCAGGATATTCCTGCTCCTGcttcctaattttttttccctgGCTCCTAATTATTGATGTTATAAGCACATATTTCTAGTTGCATTCACTATCTTTTTATGTCTGTAAGAAGCAGTACTAATGTCTcctcataaattattttaaattaatcccagcacttgggatgcagagccaagtgtatctctgtgaccttgagggcagcctggtctacacagagagttctaggtcagctagggctacacagtgagaccctgtctcaaaaaccaaaacaagatctTCAAGATGGCTCTTGGGCAAAAGCGCTTAGCATAAATTCCAAtgacctagggctggagagacggctcagtagttaagagcgtcacctgctcttccagaggtcctgagttcaattcccagcaaccacatggtggctcacaaccatctatagtgagatctggcgccctcttctggcctgcaggtgtacattcaggcagagctctgtatacataataataaataaatctttaaaaaaaatcccgaTGACCTCAGTTTGGCCCCCAGACCAAACATAGTGGAGAAAGAAATGAGTTCGACACGCACAAATGACCTCTGATCTTTGCACAGGCACCATGCTACATGCATGATTGTAGTGATACACATGCCTGTGCAGGCGCACACACTGTTGTGTAAGTTTCCTGCCAGAGGGAAGCATTTGGTCCTGCAGGGACGCTCCTGAAGCAGGAAGGTAAACAGGGAGTTCCTGAAGCTGACCAGGTTCAGCTAGGCCCCCTTCCTGCCAGAATACCCAATAAAAGCTGCGAAGAAGACTtttgagaccagaccagctgcctggaagatgcagaaaggagctgaggagcttaGAAGAGGGTTAGAACGACCTGGGTCCCTGGACCGGATACCCTCCAACGTGCTGAGCTGCCTGCGGGCTGTGTAgtgagctcccagctcccagctttgTGAGCGGTCACCCACGCTGGGTTGGGCGTTGGCAATGTGggtgtctttgagtcatttctgctcctgtaagtgaccccaataaaacccattggttcaccaagttggactttggtgtgtccaggtgtgtgtgtaacaacagtAAAACccaaattaaacaaatgaaaaaaccagGTAGCTTTAAACAGAAATCTCCATAAAAGCATGGTTCTAATATGTCGGACATAAGAATGGACAGCCAGAGGACGCTTTCTTTAGGACCAGTCAGTCCACATTCATTATTCTAGCAGCTTTCTAAAATGTAACTTCCATGACTGGACAGGGATGGTAATGTGTGACCTTGTGTGTTGTGATTTATTGGAGTGATGGCTGATAACCTGATATTCACCAGACATCTGTACAGTAGATGGATCATAGAAAATCATGCCTGAATCACCGCAAGGTTCCCGAGAAGGTGTTTAGGAAAGGATTTGGGGTGGAAGATACTGtgaacagcatttatttatttatttatttaagatcaGTTGAATTTTGCAGATATTTTGGGGGAAGAGTGAGACCAATCTTATGTAAAGGTCCTGAAACAGAAATGCCTCTGCTTTGCTGGAATCTTCTGGAAAACAGGACAGACC contains:
- the Fam187b gene encoding protein FAM187B isoform X1, which encodes MLGTLWLVSLSFPMLWAQKLISCPYKNVCQFALLSGNDVILQCNHPKGLWYFSSSSEDKRSLLNTMPSVKILPGSNLQLLNPQPSQTGLYRCLDDHQTRVVEYEIDFQNIAQLHITHQDLGQQPMENETMNLGGKVLVFTRWDPWQDCNRCEKPGERKRLGYCYVEEPLEKPMPCGLYLREEKVAHARLRPELQVQACQVPCDTATETNQPYFVFDTLQLDKSDNYVWLSCPLASIYRPVHWEADNTTLTWQGQLSGEDSSTSMDLYSGGRKLKVFQPATYRCFVEQELIAQFNPTAYVDLLEAETQPEAQWQGPSRAQPGKAQPVLKGLKLVLLIVSVLAVGGLLCKVVFRPLRGKKKNQVLLVK